The genomic interval gaaatgctgggctggatgaagcacaagctggaatcaagattgctgggagaaatatcaataacctcagatacacagatgacactatgcttatggcagaaagtgaagaggaaccaaagaatctcttgatgaatgtgGAAGAGGCGGgtgaaaagatggcttaaaactcagcattcaaaaaactaagatcatgatgtCCAGtgccatcactccatggcaaatagatggagaaacaatgaaaacactgacagactttattttcttgggctccagaatcactgcagatggtgactgaagccatgaaattaaaagacgcttgctccttggaagaaaagctaggaccaacctagacagcatattaaaaagcagagacagtgctcgcttcggcagcacatatactaaaattggaacgatacagagaagattagcatggcccccgCGCAAGAATGACacacaaattcgtgaagcgttccatatttttgctTTCTGAGAGAGAGTGTGGAGTAGTGTGGTGCTTGTGAGTGTCCAGCATGGCATACCTGGGCCAGGGCCAGAAGGTGCAGAAGGTGATGGTGCAGCCCATCAATCTCATCTTCAGATACTTGCAAAATAGATCACGGATTCAGGTGTGGCTTTATGAGCAAGTGACTATGCGGATAGAAGGCTGTATTATTGGTTTTGATGAGTATATGAACCTTGTATTAGATGATGCAGAAGAGATTCATTCTAAAACAAAGTCAAGAAAACAACTGGGTCGGATCATGCTAAAAGGAGATAACATCATTCTGCTCCAAAGTGTCTCCAACTAGAAGTGATAGATGAAGTGAGAAATTGTTTGGCAATACCGTTGCGTTTTTTAGGTGTCTTTTGTTAGAGATGTAGTTCTAAAACTTGTATTCATATTGTTCTGCTCACCCTTATGTTATTACCAGATGACAATAAATGCTGTGGGACTgtttttatcaaaataaataaataaataaaaaccagagacattactttgccaacaaagttctgtctagtcaaagctatggtttttccagtagtcatgtctggaagtgagagttggactataaagaaagatgagtgccaaagaattgatgcttttgaactgtggtgttggagaagactcttgacagtcccttggactgcaaggcgatccaaccagtccatcccaaaggaaatcagtcctgaatattcattggaaggactaatgttgacactgaaactccaatactttggccagctgatgtgaagaactgactccttggaaaagaccttgatgctgggaaaggttcaggcaggaggagaaggggacgacagaggatgagatggctggatggcatcaccgactcgatagatctggttttgagcaagctccgggagttggtgatgcatagggaagcctggagtgctgcagttcagttgcaaagagtcggacatgactgagcgactgaactgaactgaatttaccaGGAGATGGCATCAGATGCCACAAGTTAAGGCTTCAGTCCCACAACACTGTCCCACACCCCAAGTCCCACCCCCAATTCAGACACTAATCTCAAGTTTAGGTTGTTATTTGTGGCTCTAACATACTGGCTGTAAATCAGAAGTTTCTTCGCCCCCTCCTccagtttgattaatttgctagagcagctcacagaatttGGGAAAGCCATTTTACTTACTAACCGGTTTATTATAAAAGGGTATTACTCAGAAACAGCCCGATGGGAGAGATTCATAGGGTGAGGTATGGGGAAAGGATGCAGAGCTTTCTTGCCGTCTCTGAGGACCACTTTTCCAGCACCTCCACAGATTCACTCTCTGAACCCTAGTCATTTTGAGATGTTATAGAGCTTTCATTACATAGGCATAATTGATTGAATCATTGGTCATTGGTGATTGAACACAATctccagcccctcttccctcccctgagAATGGGGTGGGGCTGCTTTCAACCCTCTAATAGCGTTTTGTTCTCTGGCAGTTAGCCCCCATCCTTAGGTGTTTTCCAGAAATTACCTCATTAACATAAGGTCTgctgctgttgctcagttgtgtctgactctttacaaccccatggactatagcccaccaggctactctgtccttgggattttccaggcaagaatactagagtgggttgccatttccttctctaggtgatcttcccaacccagggatcaaacttgggtctcccacattgcaggcagattctttatcatctgaaccaccagagaagcaccAGAACATAAAGTCTGGTGTGGTTGAAAAGGGGGTGTTATGAATATCAAAAGATACATTTAtcactctttgttgttgttgctgttcagtcactcagtcatgtctgactcttttccaccccatggactgcagcacaccaggctcccctgtccttcactgtctcccgaagttttctcaaactcatgtccattgagtcagtgatgccatccaaccatttcatcctctgtcacccccttctcctcctgccttcaatctttcccagtatcatggtcttttccaatgagttggctcttcacatcaggtggccaaagtgttggaacttcagctttaatatcagtccttccaatgaatattcagggttgatttcttt from Dama dama isolate Ldn47 chromosome 9, ASM3311817v1, whole genome shotgun sequence carries:
- the LOC133062283 gene encoding small nuclear ribonucleoprotein E-like → MAYLGQGQKVQKVMVQPINLIFRYLQNRSRIQVWLYEQVTMRIEGCIIGFDEYMNLVLDDAEEIHSKTKSRKQLGRIMLKGDNIILLQSVSN